Part of the Cohnella candidum genome, ACTTGTATCTGAGCCAGCGTTTGAAATTAACATAGCGTTGAGCCATGAGAGACCTTCCTTTCCGAAACGGCCGTTCGAACGTCAATGCCCTTGGGCCGATTTCTCCCGGACGGTCGGAAGCAGTTTATTCAAATTTACGGTCCTTGAAACCGGCCAAGTGTCCGGATTGCCGGGATCAAACTGCTCCAAATATTGAATGACTTCCTTCGTGATCGGCGTCGGGGTCGATGCGCCCGAAGTCACCGCCACTTTGCGGATGCCTTGCAGCCACTCCGTCCGGATCTCCGAAACGTCCGAAATCCGGTAAGCCGGTACGCCGGCGATCTCTTCCGACACTTGGGCGAGCCGGTTCGAGTTGTTGCTCCGGGGGTCTCCGACCACGATGCACAGATCCGCTTCCTTCGCCTGCTCGGCAACGGCTTCTTGGCGCACTTGCGTGGCCAGGCAGATTTCGTTGTGGATCTCCGCCTGCGGGAAAGCCTCCAACAAGCGGGCCATCAGATGCTTGATGTCCCATTGCGACATCGTCGTCTGGTTCGTGATGATGACCCGTTCCGCCGTCAGGGACAGCTTCTCGATGTCTTCCTCCCGTTCGATCAGATGGACGTGGCCCGGCGCGATTCCGATCGCGCCTTCCGGCTCGGGATGGCCCTTCTTCCCGATATAGATGACCTCGTAACCCTCGGCCACCTTCTCGCGGATCAGGTCGTGCGTCTTCGTGACGTCCGGGCAGGTAGCGTCCACAAGGGTAAGGCCTTTGTCCCGCGCCCGTCTCCTGACCTCCGGAGAAACGCCGTGGGCCGTAAAGATAACGGTCCCCTTGTCGATCTTCTCCAGAATCTCCAACCGGTCGCTCCCGTCAAGCGTTATAATGCCTTCTTTCTCGAACGCATCGGTGACATGGCTGTTATGGACGATCATGCCCAAAATATAAATGGGGCGCGGCAGATCCAGGTTGCGCGCCGTTTGAAGCGCAAGCACCATGGCATCCACCACGCCGTAGCAGTAACCTCTTGGGGAAATTTTGAGTACTTCCATGTTTTGCTCCTGCTTTCCCGCCTTGCCGCGATCGGAAGAACCGCTGCGGCAGCGCGTACGGTTCCCTCCATTATACCTTAATCCGTAAGGCGGGGAAAGTCGGCGGACTTCCGCTCATTCGACGGAGGGAACGGCTTGAAGCGGCAGCCAAACGCAGAAGGCGGTTCCTTGTCCGGGAATCGACTTCACTTCCAGCGAGCCATGGTGCATATCGGCGATCCATTGGGCGATCGAGAGACCAAGACCGGTGCCGGCAACTTGACCGCGTGAAGGATCCGCGCGGTAGAAGCGATCGAAAATATGCGGCAGATCCTCCTCTGCGATTCCGATTCCGGTATCGGCCACCACGAGCCCGATGCGATTCTCTTCTTTCACGGCGTAGAGCCTGACCTCGCCCGCAGGCGTATACTTGAATCCGTTCTCGATCAGGATGAACATTAATTGAAGTAAATAGTCCCGGTTTCCGTTCACCCAAGCACCGTCAAGCGCGTCGATCGGACCGATGTTCCATTCCGCTTTCCTCGGCAAGAAGGACGCTCTGCGAGCCGCTTCTTCCGCTAACTGCCGAAGAGGGATCAGTTCCATCTCCATTTCGTAACCGGCATCCGCCCGTGCCAACGACAGCAGGTCATTGACCAGTGCGCTCATCCGGCGCGCTTCGTCGGCGATGTCGCTCACCGCTTCGAGCGACATTTCTTTTTTCTCGGCCGGCGAAAGACCGTCTTGGCGTCCCGGCTCATCTTCCGATGTCCAGATTTTATGCAGCAGGTCGATGTTGCCGCGGATCGTCGTGAGCGGGGTGCGAAGCTCGTGCGACGCGTCGGAGACGAACCGCCGCTGTGCCGCATTGGTCTCCTCCAGATGATTATACGCTTTCTCGATCCGGGTCAGCATGACGTTCAGGGTGTCCGTGAGCCGCCCGATTTCGTCGTTCGGCTTTTCCCTTGGAATCCGCAGGCCGAGCCCGGAGCCGCTTTGGATGCGCTCGGCCGCTTCCGTCACGCGGTTGATCGGGCGCAGCGCCTTGCGGGACAGGAACATCCCGAGCGCGAACGCGGCGGCGAGACCCAGCACGCCCGCGATCCAGAGCACCGTACGGAGCTGGGAGAACATCGATTCTTCCCGCCCGTTAAACGCGCCGACTTGGAGCAGGCCGACCAGATTATTCGAACCCGAGAGGGTCACTGATTTCTCGTAGATCAGGAAAGACATGCCGTCGACTTCCCTTTTCACGAAACGGTCCTGCACGTCCTTCAGAACGGGAAACGGAAACGACAATTCGTCCCGGCTGTCGGTCGCCAGCATGTTCGGCGTGATTTGCCGGATTTGGCCGTTCTTGTTTTGCGTGTAGCTGACCAATTGGATGTATATCGTGTTCGGATCGAACGATCCCGTTATCCGAGCGACTCTCAGGTCGAAACGGGAAGGAAACACGTCCGTGTTTTCCGCCACTTGCTTCAGCTGCGATTTCAAGTCGTCCATCGTGTTCCGGTAGACGACCGTATAAATCACGACCCCGAACGCCACGAGCGCGACTGCCAGCAGTCCGGAGTACCATAATGTCAATCGAAGCCGGATGGACATCTCAGCTGTCCCCTTTCAGTACATACCCGGCGCCTCTCACGGTTTGAATCAACCGTTTTCCGCCTTGCTCCTCCAATTTCTGCCGCAGCATCGCGACGTAGACCTCTAGCACGTTGGACTCCCCGCTGTAGTCATAGCCCCAGATCCGTTCCATGATCTGATCGCGCGAAAGCACGCGGCGCGGGTTTTGCATGAACAAATTCAGCAAATCGAATTCCTTCGCCGTCAGCTCGATCCGGCGGTCCCCGCGGATCGCTTCCCTCGCGTCGACGTCGAGCACCAAATCCTCGAAACGGAGTCTTCCGTCCTCTTCCGCTTGTTCCGGACGCCGCCGGAGCAACGCCCGGATACGCGCCATCAGCTCTTCCAACGCGAATGGCTTCACCAGGTAATCGTCCGCCCCGAGATCCAGTCCTTTCACGCGGTCCTGCACTTCGTCTTTCGCGGTCAACAGAAGCACCGGCGATAAAATGCCCGCTTCCCTCAGCCGCCGGCAAACTTCCCACCCGTCGATTTTCGGCATCATCACGTCGAGCACGACCAGATCGGCGGGCCTCTGGGCCAGCATCCTCAGGCCTTCGGAGCCGTCCGGCGCCGTCGTGACTTCGTAACCTTCGAAAGCCAAGCTCCGTCTGAGAAGCGAAGTGATTTTCTCGTCGTCGTCGATGACCATGATATGGGGTCTCATCTGAAACTCATCCTTCCTGAGCGCACTTGCCTTCATTTTACCTCAATTTAGAGAAAACGCGGGAGCGGTCCGTTACCGAACCGTCCCGCGTTTTTAATCCTCATTAGGGGTTGGAGTTAAGGTCGTCGTTCGTTTGGAATTTGTTTTTGTCGCCGATGGTGACGGTAAGGTCGATCTTCTGGCCGTTGCGGATGACGTTCAGCTTCACCTTATCTCCGACGTTCTTCTTCTGGATGGCCGTGATCAAGCTTTCGTTGTCCTTGTAGCTCGTTCCGTCCATGCCCGTGATCACGTCATACGCTCTCAGGTCCGCTTTGTAAGCAGGGGATCCGAATACGACGTCGCGTACCAGGGAGCCCGTCGTCCCGCTGACGCCGAGCTTATCGGCGATATCCGGGGTCATCGTCATGAGCGTAGCTCCGATGAACGGAACCGGTTTTTTCGGAATGCTCGTGTTGTTCTTCAAGTTCTGAAGCACTTCGGAAATCGTGCTCGTCGGAATCGCGAACCCGATGCCTTGCGCCTGGGAGCTGACCGCGGTGTTGATTCCGATGACTTCGCCGTTCAGGTTGAGCAACGGGCCGCCGGAGTTGCCGGGGTTAATCGAAGCGTCGGTTTGCAGCAAGTGCTGATAATTGCGGGTGCCTTGCGAGTCCGGAATGCTGATTTCGCGCTCGTTGGAGCTCAGTACGCCGACGGTAACCGTATGGTCGAAACCGTAAGGATTGCCGATCGCCACGACCCAGTCGCCCATGTTGGAGCTTCCGGAATTGCCCAGCTTCAGCGTCGGGAAGCCGGTGCCCTCGATTTTCAGGACCGCGAGGTCCAAATCGTAGCTCGAGCCGAGCAGCTTCGCTTTGAACGGTTTGTTATGCCCGACGACGGTAACCTCAATGTCGTCGGCGTCCGCGATCACATGCTGGTTCGTCAGAATATAGCCGTCGGACTCAAACAGGAAACCGGATCCCATTCCGCTCGGCTGCAACGTTCCGCTGCCACTGCCATTGTCGCTGCCGTTGCCGCCGTTGTCGTTAGGGCTTTGCCCGAAAAATTGCTCGAACAGATCATCCATGGAAGAATTGCTGCGACCGTTCGATTTGACCGAGGTCTCGATTTTCACGACGGCTGGCGAGGCCTGCTCGAAAATCTTCGCGATGTTGTTCGGCCGGACGACGTCCGCCGTGTTGCCGACCGGATTGCTGGCCGTTTTGGCCGTCGCGGTCACAGCCGGTGCCGCGAACGTGTCCTGCGAGAACCAGTTGCCCCGGTCCGCCGCGAACATCAAGCCGCCGACCGCGACGACGCCGACCATGAACGAGGCGAAAACGGCGCGCAGCGAAGTCCTTCTCGGCGGCGTCTGCCAAGAGCCTCCGCGTCCGCTGCCGGATACCGTGAAGGGACGGTATTCGCGGGATGCGGTCACGACTTCCGTCTGTTGCTCCGCCGAATCTTGCGCTTGCTCTTGCAAAGCTTCCGCGCTCGGCTCTTCCATGCGCTCGGCCTGAACCGGCTGCGGCCTGCCGAACGGCCCGAACGAGTAGGGCTCCGATGCCCTGCGCACGCCGGCGTACGGATCGTCTCTCTCCGGCTGCGATGCCCGCTCCGCGTCGTGACGCTCCTGCCTATTGTCTTGCCCGTATGAGAACCCCTGCATGTCGTCCGGTTTTTTGTTCTGATCGTCCATGTTTCGATTCCTCCCTCTGGCGCACCGCTCGGAGGCGCCATATCTTCTTGATCCCATCTTGGACTCCGAACCTTAAAACTATCTTAAACCGAAATGAATCCGAAGTAAAAAAACGGGGAGTTGCGACAAGCTTTCGCTCCCAAGCAAAAAATCGCCGGAACGCAGTTCGGGCGACTTCTTGATGTCCGATTAAGGCTTCAGTCTCAAAAACTTTCAATTTCCCGGATTTTCCGTTTCGCCTCTTCGATCCAATTCGGTTCGATATCGGCATCCGCGTCGACGGGATCGGAAAATTGGTCGATCATGGCACCCATGGCGCGCGGATGGGCTTCCTTGTCCAGCCCTTCATTATAGACATGCTTCAGGACGTAGGGCTCGCCGAGAAGGATCCGCACGTCGACGTCCGACATCTCGCTGTCCAGACTGCCGCGGGTCACTTGAAACGGAAGCCTCAGCCACACCTTGTTCACCGTATCCAGCGCGCAATCGAACGATCCGTGATCGTAGTCCCAATTTCCGCCCAGCGTGAACCCTTTTTGCTCCGCCGCTTCGCGGAAGGGGAAGTAATCCCTCGTTTGGGAGGTTAAAGAAGAAGAGATCGGATACATGCTTATCCCCCTTTAGGATTAGCCTATCCGGTCTCTTCCCTGATTATCCCTGTTTGGCCCAGCCTTTTCGGTGCGCGTAAATCGCCAGCTGCGTGCGGTCCTCCACTTCGCACTTCATCAGCAGGTTGCTCACGTGCGTTTTTACTGTTTTCACGCTGATGTGAAGCTCGTCGCCGATCTCCTTGTTGGATTTCCCTTCCGCGATGAGAAGCAGAACCTCGCGTTCGCGCTCGGTCAAGCCCTCGTCCTCGGTTTGCACCGACCGTTTGCGCAGCCCCCTCGTTAAAGCTTGGGAGACGTCCCCGCTCATTACCGGCATGTTCCGCAGCGCGCCTTGCATCGCGTAAATGAGCTCGTCCGCCGACACCGTCTTCAGAACGTAGCTGACGGCGCCCGCTTCGATGGCCTCGACGACTTTATCGTCCTCCAGGAAGCTGGTCAAAATGATGATGCGCAAATCCGGGAACTTCTCCAGCAGCGCGCGCGTCGTTTCCACGCCGTCCATTTGCGGCATCATGAGATCCATTAACACGAGATGAGGCATCCGGCCTTCGAAGCCGCCGCCCGTCAGCTTCCGAACCGCTTCGGCCCCTCCGGGAGCTTCCCCGATCACTTCGAACCGCGAATCCAACATCAAATACGTCTTCAAACCCATCCGAACCATCTCATGGTCGTCGACGATCAAGACGTTCCAAACGTTCTCTTCCCCAGCCGCCACTATTCTTCTCTCCTCCGTGTTTCGATGTCGGCGCTCTCCTCGCCGAACTTGGGAAGCCACACGCGCACGCGCGTTCCCGCGCCTTGCTTGGTGACGATCTCGGCCTCCCCGCCGAGCTTCAGCGCTCGCTCCCTCATCGTAGACAACCCGTAGGCGCCCTCCCTGACTTGGCCCGGCTTGAATCCCGAACCGTCATCTTCGATCTGCAGGGTCACCTGGCGTTCCGTTTCCCCGAGCAGCAAGCGGACCGTTTGCGCTTCCGCGTGTTTGACGACGTTGGCCATCGCTTCCTGGATGATGAGGAACAGCTGATGTTCTTTCGCTTCCGAAAGCGTGCCGATCAACTGGATGTCGAGCGTTCCCTGCAGCCCGTTGTGCCGGCAATAATCCGGGAACCAACGTTCCAGCGCCTCGGCCAAAGTCCGTCCCTGGAGCTCCATGGGACGGAGCTGGGCAATCAGCCCCCTCATCTGGCGCTGCGCAGATGAGGACATGGCGATCAACTGTTCCATTAACTTATGGGCCTGATCTTCGTCTTTCTCGAGCAGCTTTGGCAAAGAAGAGGCCGACATGTGCAAAGCGAACAACTGCTGGCTGACGGTATCGTGCAGATCCCGCGCCAGCCGCTTCCGCTCTTCCAGCACCGCCGCTTCCTTGGAGGCCGACTCCTCCGAAACGTCCCGCTCGCCAAGCCGCTGCAGCAGCTTGAGCCGTTCCTCCACCCCGGACAGCATCGAGTTAAATTCGCGATAAACGCCGGCAAACGCATCCATGCCGAGCTCGGGCAGCCGGACGTTCCAATTGCCGGCATCCGCCTGCTTGAAAGCGAGCTGCAGCTGGTCGAGCCTCCGTTGGTTCCGGTGGCCGAACACGTAAGCGACGGCCATCTGTGCAATCAGGAACACGAATGTCCAACCGAGCCAGGTTTCCAGGCTGGGCGCATCGTCGGACCAAGCGCCCCACCCGAAATAGACAATCAGCATCATCGCGAGCGTCGAGAGGCCGGAAGTGACGGCGTTCTCCCATTTGCCGTTGCGTACCAGTCGCCTCATGCGCTTACCCTACCTTCGTCACCCGTACGTCGCCGATAAAGGAGCTGGCGACCAGGACGACCCGTTTTTCCGTATCCGCATAGCTCGGCGTTTCGACGGACATATGATTGAAAAATCCGCCGCGTCTGTGGTCCCATACCCGGACATCCCCGATCAGGCTGCTGGAGACGACCTGCACGCCGATGCTCAGATCGTTCGGAACGAACACTTTCACGTCGCCGATGAAGCACGAAACGTAGATCCTCGTTTCCCCCAGGGGGATTTGCGCTTTGGTCAGGTCCAACGTCGTGTCCCCGATAAAATGGGAAATGTTCATCGGCTTCAGCTCCCAATAATCCTGCCCGATGTGGACATCGCCGATGAAGCGGTGATGCTGGGCGGCATGCGGATCGTAGTGCCGCCAATTCCCGTGGCCATGATGTCTCTTCCACCTCATTTCACGGCGTTCCATGCGCTCACGATAACGTTCCATCCGCTCGTGGTAACGATCCCGCCTCTCGTCGCGGAAGATCGGTGCGCCTTCAGGCGAAGAGCGGCCCTCCGTCGGTCCCGGTGGAGGCGGCGGGTAAGCGCGACCGGCATCGGTAAACGAAGCGCCCGGATCGTCCGTCAGCGGAGGCGCCGGCGGCGGCCCTTGGGGCGGAGCGGACGGAGCCGGCGGAACGGGAGGTACGGGAGGCGGCGTGACGGGATTCCAGCCGTAATGCCGGCTGTCGTCATCACTCCGGCGGTCCCGCTTAGGCCTCGAGCCTCTGGCCATCATGCTGATACCGACCAGGATCAGGATAACCGGGCCGATCATGCTGAACAGATCCCCGAGGTTCCATTCGAACCAGCCCATGTTCCGGCCAAGGAAAACGACACCGACCAGAATGACGATAATGTTCCAGAACGATCCTCCGGACCGCTGGATCAGCAGACCCTGCAGCCCGAACAAAATAATGAAGGCCGGCCAGAAATTCGCGAACAACTCTCCGATGCTGACGGAAGCGATGCCGGTCTGGTTCAGCAGGAACACGACGCCTACGGCGACGAGCACGATCCCCCAGAAAAGCCGGTGTAAAAACGACGGTTGCATAACCTAAACCTCCGATTGCCATAATGTTCATCTCTATGGTTCTCAGTATAAGGAATCTTTCGGAATCCGGACAGCGCCGCGGGATGGA contains:
- a CDS encoding 4-hydroxy-3-methylbut-2-enyl diphosphate reductase, with the protein product MEVLKISPRGYCYGVVDAMVLALQTARNLDLPRPIYILGMIVHNSHVTDAFEKEGIITLDGSDRLEILEKIDKGTVIFTAHGVSPEVRRRARDKGLTLVDATCPDVTKTHDLIREKVAEGYEVIYIGKKGHPEPEGAIGIAPGHVHLIEREEDIEKLSLTAERVIITNQTTMSQWDIKHLMARLLEAFPQAEIHNEICLATQVRQEAVAEQAKEADLCIVVGDPRSNNSNRLAQVSEEIAGVPAYRISDVSEIRTEWLQGIRKVAVTSGASTPTPITKEVIQYLEQFDPGNPDTWPVSRTVNLNKLLPTVREKSAQGH
- a CDS encoding sensor histidine kinase, whose product is MSIRLRLTLWYSGLLAVALVAFGVVIYTVVYRNTMDDLKSQLKQVAENTDVFPSRFDLRVARITGSFDPNTIYIQLVSYTQNKNGQIRQITPNMLATDSRDELSFPFPVLKDVQDRFVKREVDGMSFLIYEKSVTLSGSNNLVGLLQVGAFNGREESMFSQLRTVLWIAGVLGLAAAFALGMFLSRKALRPINRVTEAAERIQSGSGLGLRIPREKPNDEIGRLTDTLNVMLTRIEKAYNHLEETNAAQRRFVSDASHELRTPLTTIRGNIDLLHKIWTSEDEPGRQDGLSPAEKKEMSLEAVSDIADEARRMSALVNDLLSLARADAGYEMEMELIPLRQLAEEAARRASFLPRKAEWNIGPIDALDGAWVNGNRDYLLQLMFILIENGFKYTPAGEVRLYAVKEENRIGLVVADTGIGIAEEDLPHIFDRFYRADPSRGQVAGTGLGLSIAQWIADMHHGSLEVKSIPGQGTAFCVWLPLQAVPSVE
- a CDS encoding response regulator transcription factor; amino-acid sequence: MRPHIMVIDDDEKITSLLRRSLAFEGYEVTTAPDGSEGLRMLAQRPADLVVLDVMMPKIDGWEVCRRLREAGILSPVLLLTAKDEVQDRVKGLDLGADDYLVKPFALEELMARIRALLRRRPEQAEEDGRLRFEDLVLDVDAREAIRGDRRIELTAKEFDLLNLFMQNPRRVLSRDQIMERIWGYDYSGESNVLEVYVAMLRQKLEEQGGKRLIQTVRGAGYVLKGDS
- a CDS encoding S1C family serine protease, with amino-acid sequence MDDQNKKPDDMQGFSYGQDNRQERHDAERASQPERDDPYAGVRRASEPYSFGPFGRPQPVQAERMEEPSAEALQEQAQDSAEQQTEVVTASREYRPFTVSGSGRGGSWQTPPRRTSLRAVFASFMVGVVAVGGLMFAADRGNWFSQDTFAAPAVTATAKTASNPVGNTADVVRPNNIAKIFEQASPAVVKIETSVKSNGRSNSSMDDLFEQFFGQSPNDNGGNGSDNGSGSGTLQPSGMGSGFLFESDGYILTNQHVIADADDIEVTVVGHNKPFKAKLLGSSYDLDLAVLKIEGTGFPTLKLGNSGSSNMGDWVVAIGNPYGFDHTVTVGVLSSNEREISIPDSQGTRNYQHLLQTDASINPGNSGGPLLNLNGEVIGINTAVSSQAQGIGFAIPTSTISEVLQNLKNNTSIPKKPVPFIGATLMTMTPDIADKLGVSGTTGSLVRDVVFGSPAYKADLRAYDVITGMDGTSYKDNESLITAIQKKNVGDKVKLNVIRNGQKIDLTVTIGDKNKFQTNDDLNSNP
- a CDS encoding YugN family protein, coding for MYPISSSLTSQTRDYFPFREAAEQKGFTLGGNWDYDHGSFDCALDTVNKVWLRLPFQVTRGSLDSEMSDVDVRILLGEPYVLKHVYNEGLDKEAHPRAMGAMIDQFSDPVDADADIEPNWIEEAKRKIREIESF
- a CDS encoding response regulator; the encoded protein is MAAGEENVWNVLIVDDHEMVRMGLKTYLMLDSRFEVIGEAPGGAEAVRKLTGGGFEGRMPHLVLMDLMMPQMDGVETTRALLEKFPDLRIIILTSFLEDDKVVEAIEAGAVSYVLKTVSADELIYAMQGALRNMPVMSGDVSQALTRGLRKRSVQTEDEGLTEREREVLLLIAEGKSNKEIGDELHISVKTVKTHVSNLLMKCEVEDRTQLAIYAHRKGWAKQG
- a CDS encoding sensor histidine kinase, with the translated sequence MRRLVRNGKWENAVTSGLSTLAMMLIVYFGWGAWSDDAPSLETWLGWTFVFLIAQMAVAYVFGHRNQRRLDQLQLAFKQADAGNWNVRLPELGMDAFAGVYREFNSMLSGVEERLKLLQRLGERDVSEESASKEAAVLEERKRLARDLHDTVSQQLFALHMSASSLPKLLEKDEDQAHKLMEQLIAMSSSAQRQMRGLIAQLRPMELQGRTLAEALERWFPDYCRHNGLQGTLDIQLIGTLSEAKEHQLFLIIQEAMANVVKHAEAQTVRLLLGETERQVTLQIEDDGSGFKPGQVREGAYGLSTMRERALKLGGEAEIVTKQGAGTRVRVWLPKFGEESADIETRRREE
- the liaF gene encoding cell wall-active antibiotics response protein LiaF, with product MQPSFLHRLFWGIVLVAVGVVFLLNQTGIASVSIGELFANFWPAFIILFGLQGLLIQRSGGSFWNIIVILVGVVFLGRNMGWFEWNLGDLFSMIGPVILILVGISMMARGSRPKRDRRSDDDSRHYGWNPVTPPPVPPVPPAPSAPPQGPPPAPPLTDDPGASFTDAGRAYPPPPPGPTEGRSSPEGAPIFRDERRDRYHERMERYRERMERREMRWKRHHGHGNWRHYDPHAAQHHRFIGDVHIGQDYWELKPMNISHFIGDTTLDLTKAQIPLGETRIYVSCFIGDVKVFVPNDLSIGVQVVSSSLIGDVRVWDHRRGGFFNHMSVETPSYADTEKRVVLVASSFIGDVRVTKVG